Below is a window of Gracilinanus agilis isolate LMUSP501 unplaced genomic scaffold, AgileGrace unplaced_scaffold39620, whole genome shotgun sequence DNA.
ACTGATCAGGGAGACCCTGGCAGACCCTGGAGCCACTGGGGGGCCCGGAGGGGCCCCCCTGACCCAGCTGGGCCAGGTGCTGGCCCAGGAAGAGGAGGCTGATGGGCGCCGAGGACCAGGAGCAGCGCGGAGGTTCCGGGCTCGCTGGGCTGAGGCTGTGGCCCAGGTGGCCGGGGAGCGACTGGAGGAAGCTGCCAGGATAGAGGCCGAGGCCATGGCCGGGAGGCTGGAAGCCCTGAGAGCCAGGCTTCGAGAAGACATGGGAGCTGTTCGGACCCGCCTGGCCCCCACTTACCCACCGAGCCTGGGAGCCTTCGGTGTCTATCTTCGGGGCTACCATGGGGCCCTCTCTGACTGGCTGAGGAAGGCCACCTACCACTGGCTCCCTCTGGCTGACCGCTATGCCCTTCTGTATTGGCACAACCAAGTTTATCCAAGGTGAGATCCCGAAGGGGATGGAGGTAAGGGGCTGGGCTCATGGagcccctccttccctcctctgagCCTCCGTATCCACCCTACAAAACCAGAGAGTTTGAGGTCCCCTTTCAGCCCTGGCCACCTTCTTACCGACATGTAAAGAATTAATATTCGATGTCCCAAGTCTCCTTTTTGCTTTAACAATCTACTTGTGTGTTCTTAAGGCCCTTCTGGCCCTGGCACTCTATGAGTTGCGatactcccctgctcaagaaccTCCCATGACTCCCCAAAAGAGCCCATTAATAAAAACAAGATACTTCGGCCTGGCACTTGCGGCCCTGACAGTCATCCCCACCCCGCACCCACCGCTTGCTCTATGTCCAGGAAGGCTGGGGACTCTATAGTTGATCCAGAGGCCCCAGTGGGCAGCTCTAAGGGAGGAGGCCTGGAGGGGCTGCTCAGAAGAGCTGGGCTGGAGGGGAAGGACTTTGCCTGCTTTTCCTGGGACATTCCCTTCTTTGCCTCTGCCTCATTAgtgccttcctttctccctcacaGGGAGATCTCGGGCCTGGTGAACATGGTGGCCCTGGAGAACGGACAGCTGGGGCCCCTGCTTCCTGCCGAAACTGTTCGGACCCTGGAGGATGAATGCGTGACTGACGTCAAGGTGactgggggggaagggggaagggtcGAGTAGGTCACCAGAGGTTTTCGGGGTCCCCCCCGGCCCCTGCCTTGGACAATCCTGTCCTTCCCCA
It encodes the following:
- the LOC123255124 gene encoding exocyst complex component 3-like protein 4, with amino-acid sequence MTSGSSPGSLEGGRSLPEGRRARDVTLLYEALQRELWALIRETLADPGATGGPGGAPLTQLGQVLAQEEEADGRRGPGAARRFRARWAEAVAQVAGERLEEAARIEAEAMAGRLEALRARLREDMGAVRTRLAPTYPPSLGAFGVYLRGYHGALSDWLRKATYHWLPLADRYALLYWHNQVYPREISGLVNMVALENGQLGPLLPAETVRTLEDECVTDVKVTGGEGGRVE